In Phocoena sinus isolate mPhoSin1 chromosome 10, mPhoSin1.pri, whole genome shotgun sequence, a single genomic region encodes these proteins:
- the TCF20 gene encoding transcription factor 20 isoform X4 yields the protein MQSFREQSSYHGNQQSYPQEVHGSSRIEEFSPRQAQMFQNFGGAGGSSGGSGGSSGGGRRGTAAAAAAAAMASETSGHQGYQGFRKEAGDFYYMAGSKDPVAAGTPQPAQRRPSGPVQSYGPPQGSSFGNQYGSEGHVGQFQAQHSALGGVSHYQQDYSGPFSPGSAQYQQQPSSQQQQQVQQLRQQLYQSHQPLPQATGQPASGSSHMQPMQRPSTLPASATGYQLRVGQFGQHYQSSAATSSSFPSPQRFSQSGQSYDGSYSVNAGSQYEGHNVGSNAQAYGTQSNYSYQPQSMKNFEQTKIPQGTQQGQQQQGQQQQGQQQQGQQHPQHVMQYTNAAAKLPLQSQVGQYSQPEVPVRSPMQFHQNFSPISNPSPAASVVQSPSCSSTPSPLMQSGENLQCGQGNVPMGSRNRILQLMPQLSPTPSMMPSPNSHAAGFKGFGLEGVPEKRLTDPGLSSLSALSTQVANLPNTVQHMLLSDALTPQKKTSKRPSSSSKKADSCTNSEGSSQAEEQLKSPMAESLDGGCSSSSEDQGERVRQLSGQSTSSDTTYKGGASEKAGSSPAQVTQNEAPRLSASPVAREETASPGAKDMPLSSEGNPKVSEKTVGVIVSREAMTSRVEKPGGQEKGSQEDDPAATQRPPSTGGGKETSHASLPQPEPPGGGNKGNKNGDNNSNHNGEGNGQSGHSTGGSGFIGRTEPSKSPGSLRYSYKDSFGPAVPRNVSGFPQFPTGQDKGDFTGHGERKGRNEKFPSLLQEVLQGYHHHPDRRYSRSTQEHQGMASGLEGATRPNVLVSQTNELASRGLLNKSIGSLLENPHWGPWERKSSGSAPEMKQINLADYPIPRKFEIEPQSSAHEPGGSLSERRSVICDISPLRQIVRDPGAHSLGHMGADTRLGRNERLNPSLSQSVILPGGLVSMETKLKSQSGQIKEEDFEQSKSQASFNNKKSGDHCHPASIKHESYRGNASPGAATHDSISDYGPQDGRPTPMRRVPGRVGGREGMRGRSPSQYHDFSEKLKMSPGRSRGPGGDPHHINPHMTFSERANRSSLHTPFSPNSESLASAYHTNTRAHAYGDPNAGLNSQLHYKRQMYQQQQEEYKDWSSSSAQGVIAAAQHRQEGPRKSPRQQQFLDRVRSPLKNDKDGMMYGPPMGTYHDPSGQDGGRCLMSSDGLSNKGIELKHGSQKLQQESCWDLSRQTSPAKSSGPPGMSSQKRYGPPHETDGHGLAESTQSSKPSNVMLRLPGQEDHSSQNPLIMRRRVRSFISPIPSKRQSQDVKNSNAEDKGRLLHPSKEGADKAFNSYAHLSHSQEIKSIPKRESSKDLPSPDGRNCPAVTLTSPAKTKILPPRKGRGLKLEAIVQKITSPNIRRSASSNSAEAGGDTVTLDDILSLKSGPPEGGSGAVQDAEMEKRKGEVVSDLVCPTNQELSVEKPLARSSEEWRGSGDDKVKTETHPDTATAGKEPPGAMTSATSQKPGSNQGRPDGSLGGTAPLIFPDSKNVPPAGSLAPEANPKAEEKENDTVTISPKQEGFPPKGYFPSGKKKGRPIGSVNKQKKQQQPPPPPPQPPQIPEGSADGEPKPKKQRQRRERRKPGAQPRKRKTKQAVPIVEPQEPEIKLKYATQPLDKTDAKNKSFFPYIHVVNKCELGAICTIINAEEEEQTKLVRGRKGQRSLTPPPSSTESKVLPASSFMLQGPVVTESSVMGHLVCCLCGKWASYRNMGDLFGPFYPQDYAATLPKNPPPKRATEMQSKVKVRHKSASNGSKTDTEEEEEQQQQKEQRSLAAHPRFKRRHRSEDCGGGPRSLSRGLPCKKATTEGSSEKTVLDSKPSVPTTSEGGPELELQIPELPLDSNEFWVHEGCILWANGIYLVCGRLYGLQEALEIAREMKCSHCQEAGATLGCYNKGCSFRYHYPCAIDADCLLHEENFSVRCPKHKPPLPCPLPALQNKTAKGSLSTEQSERG from the coding sequence ATGCAGTCCTTCCGGGAGCAAAGCAGTTACCACGGAAACCAGCAGAGCTACCCACAGGAGGTACACGGCTCATCCCGGATAGAAGAGTTCAGCCCTCGCCAGGCCCAGATGTTCCAGAATTTTGGGGGTGCAGGTGGCAGTAGTGGTGGCAGTGGCGGCAGCAGTGGTGGTGGACGACGAGGAACAGCGGCTGCTGCTGCAGCAGCGGCAATGGCTAGCGAAACCTCCGGCCATCAGGGCTACCAGGGTttcaggaaggaggctggagactTTTACTACATGGCAGGCAGCAAAGACCCCGTGGCAGCCGGAACCCCGCAGCCTGCTCAGCGAAGGCCTTCTGGGCCTGTGCAGAGCTATGGACCCCCCCAGGGGAGCAGCTTTGGCAATCAGTATGGGAGTGAGGGTCATGTGGGCCAGTTTCAAGCACAGCACTCTGCCCTTGGTGGCGTGTCTCATTATCAGCAGGATTACTCGGGACCTTTCTCTCCAGGGAGCGCTCAGTACCAGCAGCAGCCTTCCAGCCAACAGCAGCAGCAAGTGCAGCAGTTGAGGCAGCAGCTTTACCAGTCccaccagcctctgccgcagGCCACTGGCCAGCCAGCGTCCGGCTCATCCCACATGCAGCCGATGCAGCGGCCCTCAActctgccagcctctgccactggtTACCAGTTAAGAGTGGGTCAGTTTGGCCAACACTACCAGTCTTCTGCCGcgacctcctcctccttcccttcaccACAACGTTTCAGCCAGTCTGGACAGAGCTATGACGGCAGTTACAGTGTGAATGCTGGATCCCAGTACGAAGGACATAATGTGGGTTCTAATGCACAGGCTTATGGAACACAATCGAATTACAGCTATCAGCCTCAATCTATGAAGAATTTTGAACAGACGAAGATTCCACAAGGGACCCagcaggggcagcagcagcaggggcagcagcagcaggggcagcagcagcaggggcaGCAGCATCCTCAGCACGTGATGCAGTACACCAACGCTGCCGCCAAGCTGCCGCTGCAAAGCCAGGTGGGGCAGTACAGCCAGCCCGAGGTTCCTGTGAGGTCCCCCATGCAGTTTCACCAGAACTTCAGCCCCATTTCTAACCCTTCCCCGGCTGCCTCTGTGGTTCAGTCTCCGAGCTGTAGCTCTACCCCATCTCCTCTTATGCAGAGTGGGGAGAATCTCCAGTGTGGGCAAGGCAATGTGCCGATGGGTTCCAGAAACAGAATTCTACAGTTAATGCCTCAACTCAGCCCAACCCCATCGATGATGCCCAGTCCTAATTCTCATGCTGCAGGCTTCAAAGGGTTTGGACTAGAAGGGGTGCCAGAAAAGCGGCTGACAGATCCTGGGTTGAGTAGTTTGAGTGCCCTGAGTACGCAAGTGGCCAATCTTCCTAATACTGTTCAACACATGCTACTTTCCGATGCACTGACACCTCAGAAGAAGACCTCCAAGAGGCCTTCTTCATCTTCTAAGAAAGCAGACAGCTGCACAAACTCCGAAGGCTCCTCACAGGCTGAAGAACAACTGAAGTCCCCTATGGCAGAGTCGCTGGATGGAGGCTGCTCCAGCAGTTCCGAGGATCAAGGTGAGAGGGTGAGGCAGCTAAGTGGCCAGAGCACCAGTTCTGACACCACCTACAAGGGTGGAGCCTCAGAGAAAGCAGGCTCCTCACCAGCACAAGTCACTCAGAATGAAGCCCCCAGACTCAGTGCCAGTCCTGTAGCCAGAGAAGAGACCGCCTCACCAGGTGCTAAGGACATGCCATTGTCATCCGAGGGCAACCCAAAAGTCAGTGAGAAGACAGTTGGGGTGATTGTCTCCCGGGAAGCTATGACAAGTCGGGTAGAAAAACCTGGTGGGCAAGAAAAAGGCTCCCAAGAGGATGATCCTGCAGCCACTCAAAGGCCACCCAGCACTGGCGGGGGAAAGGAAACCAGTCATGCGTCACTTCCACAGCCAGAGCCTCCGGgaggaggaaataaaggaaacaaaaatggagataataactcCAACCACAATGGAGAAGGAAACGGCCAGAGCGGGCACTCCACAGGGGGCTCTGGTTTTATAGGCAGAACTGAGCCTAGCAAATCTCCTGGAAGCTTGCGCTATAGTTACAAAGATAGCTTTGGGCCAGCCGTGCCAAGAAATGTCAGTGGCTTTCCTCAGTTTCCTACAGGACAAGATAAGGGGGACTTCACGGGCCATGGGGAGCGAAAGGGTAGGAATGAAAAGTTCCCTAGCCTCCTGCAGGAAGTGCTTCAGGgttaccaccaccaccctgacaGGAGATATTCTAGGAGTACTCAGGAGCACCAGGGCATGGCTAGTGGCCTAGAAGGAGCCACAAGGCCTAATGTGTTAGTTAGTCAAACCAATGAATTAGCTAGCAGGGGCCTTTTGAACAAAAGCATTGGTTCCCTATTAGAAAATCCCCACTGGGGCCCCTGGGAAAGGAAATCAAGTGGCTCGGCTCCTGAAATGAAACAGATCAATTTGGCTGACTATCCAATTCCCAGAAAGTTTGAAATAGAGCCTCAGTCATCAGCCCATGAGCCCGGGGGTTCCCTCTCTGAAAGAAGATCAGTGATCTGTGATATTTCTCCACTAAGACAGATTGTCAGAGACCCGGGGGCTCACTCACTGGGACACATGGGTGCCGACACCAGACTTGGGAGGAATGAACGTCTCAATCCAAGTTTAAGTCAGTCGGTCATTCTTCCAGGTGGGTTGGTGTCCATGGAAACAAAGCTGAAATCGCAGAGTGGGCAGATCAAAGAGGAAGACTTTGAACAATCCAAGTCCCAAGCTAGTTTCAACAACAAGAAATCTGGAGACCACTGCCACCCTGCTAGCATCAAGCATGAGTCTTACCGAGGCAACGCCAGCCCTGGAGCAGCTACCCATGATTCCATCTCAGACTATGGCCCACAGGACGGCAGACCCACGCCAATGCGGCGAGTCCCTGGCCGAGTTGGTGGTCGGGAGGGCATGAGGGGTCGTTCCCCTTCTCAGTATCATGACTTTTCAGAAAAATTGAAGATGTCTCCTGGGAGGAGCAGAGGCCCAGGGGGAGACCCTCATCACATAAACCCACATATGACCTTTTCAGAGAGGGCCAACAGGAGTTCTTTGCACACTCCCTTTTCTCCCAACTCAGAAAGCCTGGCCTCTGCTTATCACACAAACACTCGCGCTCATGCTTATGGGGACCCCAACGCAGGTTTGAATTCTCAGCTCCATTACAAGAGACAGATGTACCAACAGCAACAAGAGGAATATAAGGACTGGAGCAGCAGTTCTGCTCAGGGAGTGATCGCTGCGGCTCAGCACAGGCAGGAAGGACCCCGCAAGAGTCCAAGGCAGCAGCAGTTTCTTGACCGAGTACGGAGCCCCCTGAAGAATGACAAAGATGGCATGATGTATGGCCCACCGATGGGGACTTACCATGACCCCAGCGGTCAGGATGGTGGGCGCTGCCTCATGTCTAGTGATGGTCTTTCTAACAAAGGCATCGAATTGAAGCACGGCTCCCAGAAGTTACAACAAGAATCTTGTTGGGATCTTTCTCGGCAAACTTCTCCAGCCAAAAGCAGCGGTCCTCCAGGAATGTCCAGTCAGAAAAGGTATGGACCACCCCATGAGACCGACGGACATGGGCTAGCTGAGTCTACACAGTCATCCAAACCTAGTAATGTTATGCTAAGGCTTCCAGGCCAAGAGGATCATTCTTCTCAAAACCCCTTAATCATGAGGAGGCGTGTCCGTTCTTTTATCTCTCCCATTCCCAGTAAGAGACAGTCACAAGATGTGAAGAACAGTAACGCTGAAGATAAAGGGCGCCTCCTTCACCCATCAAAAGAAGGTGCTGATAAAGCCTTCAATTCCTATGCCCATCTTTCTCACAGCCAGGAGATCAAGTCCATCCCTAAGAGAGAATCCTCCAAGGACCTTCCAAGTCCAGATGGTAGAAACTGCCCTGCTGTTACCCTCACAAGTCCTGCTAAGACCAAAATACTGCCCCCACGGAAAGGACGGGGGTTGAAATTGGAAGCTATCGTTCAGAAGATCACATCCCCAAACATTAGGAGGAGTGCATCCTCGAACAGTGCGGAGGCTGGGGGAGACACGGTTACTCTGGATGACATCCTGTCTTTGAAGAGCGGCCCTCCCGAAGGCGGGAGTGGTGCTGTTCAGGATGCcgagatggagaagagaaaaggtgAGGTGGTGTCTGACCTAGTCTGTCCAACAAACCAGGAGTTGAGCGTAGAAAAGCCTCTTGCACGATCTTCGGAGGAGTGGCGTGGCAGTGGGGATGACAAAGTGAAGACCGAGACACACCCAGACACGGCCACTGCTGGAAAGGAGCCCCCTGGTGCCATGACATCCGCAACCTCACAGAAGCCTGGGAGTAACCAAGGGAGACCAGATGGTTCCCTGGGTGGGACAGCACCTTTAATCTTTCCTGACTCAAAGAATGTACCTCCAGCGGGCTCATTGGCTCCTGAGGCAAACCCCAAGGCTGAAGAGAAAGAGAACGATACAGTGACCATTTCCCCCAAACAGGAGGGTTTCCCCCCAAAGGGTTATTTCCcatcaggaaagaagaaggggAGACCCATTGGTAGTGTgaataagcaaaagaaacaacagcagccaccacctccaccccctcagCCCCCCCAGATACCAGAAGGTTCTGCAGATGGAGAGCCAAAGCCAAAAAAGCAGAggcaaaggagggagagaaggaagcctGGGGCGCAGCCAAGGAAGCGGAAAACCAAACAAGCAGTTCCCATCGTAGAGCCCCAAGAACCTGAGATCAAGCTGAAGTACGCCACTCAGCCACTGGATAAAACTGATGCCAAGAACAAGTCTTTTTTCCCTTATATCCATGTAGTAAATAAGTGTGAACTTGGAGCCATTTGTACAATCATCAatgctgaggaagaagaacagaccAAATTGGTGAGGGGTCGGAAGGGTCAGAGGTCCCTGACCCCTCCACCCAGCAGCACTGAAAGCAAGGTGCTCCCAGCTTCATCCTTTATGCTGCAGGGACCTGTCGTGACAGAGTCTTCTGTTATGGGGCACCTGGTGTGCTGTCTGTGTGGCAAGTGGGCCAGTTACCGCAACATGGGCGACCTCTTTGGACCCTTTTATCCCCAAGATTATGCAGCCACTCTCCCCAAGAATCCGCCTCCTAAGAGGGCCACGGAAATGCAGAGCAAAGTTAAGGTACGGCACAAAAGCGCTTCAAATGGCTCCAAGACGGAcactgaggaggaggaagagcagcagcagcagaaggagCAGAGGAGCCTGGCCGCCCACCCCAGGTTTAAGCGGCGACACCGCTCGGAAGACTGTGGCGGAGGCCCCCGGTCCCTGTCCAGGGGGCTCCCTTGTAAAAAAGCAACCACCGAGGGCAGCAGTGAAAAGACTGTTTTGGACTCAAAGCCCTCCGTGCCCACCACTTCAGAAGGTGGCCCCGAGTTGGAGTTACAAATCCCTGAACTACCTCTTGACAGCAATGAATTTTGGGTCCATGAGGGTTGTATTCTCTGGGCCAATGGAATCTACCTGGTCTGTGGCAGGCTCTATGGCCTGCAGGAAGCGCTGGAAATAGCCAGAGAGATG